The following nucleotide sequence is from Tachyglossus aculeatus isolate mTacAcu1 chromosome 11, mTacAcu1.pri, whole genome shotgun sequence.
cgcttagcacagtgccctgcacacagtaagcgctcaataaatacgattgatgatgatgtatttattgatttattttatttgtacatatttattctagttatttgattcggttaatatgttctgtcttgttccccgtctcccccttctagcctgtgagcccactgttgggtagggaccgtctctctatgttgccaacttgggcttcccaagcgcttagtacagtgctctgcacacagtgagcgctcagtaaatacgattgattgattgattgataggaagtgcttaataaaggccgtcGTTATTGTCTGTGCACAGGTCTCGGGCCCGCCCGGAGCGGAGGGTCCGCCATGTCCGTGTTCCGCTCGGGCCTGCTGGTGCTGACGTCCCCCTTGGCGGCCCTGGCCCCGCGCCTGCCGCCCATCCTGTCGGCGGCGGCCCGGCTGGTGGAGGACACGCTCTACGTCCACCTGCAGCCGGGCCTGAGCCTCAGCGGCTCGGCCCAGCCCCGCCCCACCTACGTGGCCGCCACCTCGGAGGTGGTGGACTTCCTGACGCGCCTGTACGCCGGCGCGGACGCCCACTCCCCGCTGGACGTGCGGGTGCTGCTGACCAACATCCGGGCCAAGGGCCAGGCCCCCTCCGGCCCGCTGGGCTCCGTCCAGAACCTGTCCCACCCGCCCGAGGTGGTGCTGACCGACTTCCGGACGGGCGACGGCGGCCAGTATAACCCGGTCAAGCAGCAGCTGGAGCGCTACGCCACGAGCTGCTACAGCTGCCGTCCCCACTTGGTCTCCGTGCTGCTGGACCCCgagggcgggccgggggccgagcccccggggccgggccccgTCCGGGAGCCGCCCCCGCCTGCCCTCGGCAAGCCCCTGCTCGGCTTCGGCCACGTGGCCGTCGGGGGCACGTTTGACCGCTTGCACAACGCCCACAAGCTGCTGCTCAGCGCTGCCTGCCTCCTGGCCGAGCAGCGACTCCTGGCCGGCGTGGCCGACGGGAACCTGCTGGAGAGTGAGCGGGACCGGGTCGGGTCTTCTTTTCATCCGTTCGTTcgtcccgtcgtatttattgagcgcccgctgtcCGCAGAGCCGAGTGccggggaagtgcaagttggcaacgtgcagAGGCAGTCCcttgcccagcaacgggctcgcggtctagaagggggaagaaggccccctcgtccccctctccatcccccccatcttacctccttcccttccccacagcacctgtatatatgtttgtacatattttttttactctatttatttatattttattttgttagtatgtttggtttcgttctccgtctccccctttcagactgtgagcccactgttgggtaggggctgtctctctatgttgccaatttggacttcccaagcgctcagtacagtgctctgcacatagtaagcgctcaataagtacgattgatgatgatgatgatgaagaatagtaatggcatttattaagcgcttactacgtgcgaagcaccggggaggtcgcaagacgatcaggctgtcccacgggggggctcacagccttaatccccagtttacagatgaggtcactgaggcccagagaagtgaagtgacttgcccagagtcacacagccgacaagtggcggggttgggatttgaacccacgacctctgactccaaagcccgggctctttccactgagccacgctgcttcccttcctgagGGCcagtggtgtatatatgtatatatgtgtgtgtgtgtatatatatatatatatatatatatgtatatatgtgtatatatatatatgtatatatatgtatatatatatatgtatacatatatatatgtatacatatatgtatacatatatatatatatgtgtgtatacatatatatatatagtggtgcatatatgtatatatgtgtacaggtCTCGGCCCCCAGCCGCCCGGAGCGGGGCCGTGGCCGCGGGCGGAGCGGAGCGTCCACCATGTCCGTGTTCCACTCGGGCCTCCTGGTGCTGACGTCCCCCCTTtaaagtaatataaataagtatattATAAAGTATATTATAAGgtaataattattactttattttacttgtacatatctattctgttgattttattttgttagtatgtttggttttgttctccgtctcccccttttagactgtgagcccactgttgggtagggactgtctctctatgttgccaatttggacttcccaagcgctcagtccggtgctctgcacacagtaggcgctcaataaatacgatggattgattgattggtgggggagggggttctgGGAGCCAGGCGGGTCGCTGGGGATGTTGGGGTGCCGGGCCGCGGTGCTCGTTGGAGGGGTGGAGGCCCCGTCCTCGCTCGGCCCGGCCCTGCGGGGACGAGCGAGGAGGCCGGGGTTGGGAGGGCCCCGGGGAGCCGCGGGGCCTCTGTGGGCGCTTGGCTGCCCCGGCGCCACCGCCACCCTCTGCGACCCGCTGCGACCTGCCGTCCCCGCAGCCAAAGTGCTGAAGGAGCTGCTGCAGCCGTTCCGCGAGCGGGTGGCCCGGCTCAGCCAGTTCCTGGTGGACGTGAAGCCGTCGCTGCGCTTCGACCTGGAGCCGCTGCTGGACCCCACCGGGCCGGCCGGCACCGACCCCGCCCTGCAGTGCATCGTCGTCAGCGAGGAGACGCGCAAGGGAGGGGAGGCCGTCAACCGCCGGCGGCTGGAGAACGTAAgcgggggtgggccggggggttgggtggggggcgggcgggccggcggcTTCACGCCCACCCCGTGCCCACCCTGACCCCGCAGGGCCTGGAGGAGCTGCAGCTGTT
It contains:
- the COASY gene encoding bifunctional coenzyme A synthase, which translates into the protein MSVFRSGLLVLTSPLAALAPRLPPILSAAARLVEDTLYVHLQPGLSLSGSAQPRPTYVAATSEVVDFLTRLYAGADAHSPLDVRVLLTNIRAKGQAPSGPLGSVQNLSHPPEVVLTDFRTGDGGQYNPVKQQLERYATSCYSCRPHLVSVLLDPEGGPGAEPPGPGPVREPPPPALGKPLLGFGHVAVGGTFDRLHNAHKLLLSAACLLAEQRLLAGVADGNLLETKVLKELLQPFRERVARLSQFLVDVKPSLRFDLEPLLDPTGPAGTDPALQCIVVSEETRKGGEAVNRRRLENGLEELQLFVIPLLRDPQHADNEEDKVSSSNYRHRLLGTLLRRPQKPPGLPSRPYVIGLTGISGSGKSSVAQRLEALGAEHIDSDRLGHLAYAPGGPAYQSVVQAFGAGILHEDGTINRKVLGSRVFGNKENLKTLTDIVWPVIARLAREQVLAAAARGKTVCVLEAAMLLESGWSNMVHEVWTTVVPKAEAVRRIMERDGLSEDSALSRLHSQMSSQEHVEQSHVVLCTLWEPHVTQRQVEKAWTFLQQRLAQQ